One region of Oryza sativa Japonica Group chromosome 5, ASM3414082v1 genomic DNA includes:
- the LOC4338800 gene encoding NAC domain-containing protein 67-like, with amino-acid sequence MAMQLSLPVLPTGFRFHPTDEELVINYLQRRATGLSCPIPIIADVEIYNFNPWELPSMALFGEHEWYFFTLRDHRYPNSVRPSRSAASGFWKATGTDKPVQVANMQSTPVAMKKALVFYVGRPPMETKTTWIMHEYRLTNTGGSTASHPSLSSSTAHPSVKLDEWVLCKIFNKSPEPDNTAPPSNVVSRLQCSPPLPPPAAPPGNYPPLPVGATNDGGVFAGAGDMLFTIQEHQEGTPSMLPPIPNLEPPAATIGNSSLNGTAAAAAAADGHGRLEEEDTSAYTFTDQEMEQMLMDLMDQDFFGNDQPQE; translated from the exons ATGGCAATGCAGCTGTCCTTGCCTGTCTTGCCAACGGGTTTTCGTTTCCATCCAACCGATGAGGAACTAGTCATCAACTACCTCCAGAGGCGTGCTACCGGGCTATCGTGCCCCATCCCCATAATCGCAGATGTCGAAATATACAACTTCAACCCGTGGGAGCTTCCAT CCATGGCTCTATTTGGGGAACATGAGTGGTACTTTTTTACACTACGCGACCACAGGTACCCCAATAGTGTGCGCCCTAGTCGCTCAGCGGCGTCAGGCTTTTGGAAGGCCACCGGCACTGACAAGCCCGTCCAAGTTGCTAACATGCAAAGCACTCCTGTAGCTATGAAGAAGGCACTTGTATTCTATGTTGGCCGCCCGCCCATGGAAACCAAGACTACATGGATCATGCATGAGTACCGTCTCACAAACACGGGAGGGTCCACTGCCTCCCACCCATCCTTGTCTTCATCCACCGCACACCCTTCTGTGAAG CTAGACGAGTGGGTGCTATGCAAGATCTTCAACAAGTCCCCAGAGCCGGACAACACCGCACCACCATCAAACGTCGTCTCACGGTTAcagtgctcgccgccgctgccgccgccggcggcaccgCCCGGCAACTACCCGCCGCTGCCGGTGGGTGCGACGAACGACGGCGGCGtgttcgccggcgccggcgacatgCTCTTCACCATCCAAGAGCACCAGGAGGGAACACCATCGATGCTGCCGCCGATCCCTAACCTTGAGCCACCGGCGGCAACAATTGGGAATTCCTCTCTCAAtggcactgctgctgctgctgctgctgctgatggccATGGCCGCCTTGAGGAAGAGGACACCAGCGCCTACACCTTCACCGACCAGGAAATGGAGCAGATGCTCATGGACCTGATGGACCAGGATTTCTTTGGCAATGATCAACCCCAGGAGTGA